In Populus alba chromosome 4, ASM523922v2, whole genome shotgun sequence, the genomic window GTGTTTTTTTTGGGGAATAAATTGAGAATAGTTAGGAGACTAAGTTGAAGTCAGTGCAATATTTAGCTTCAAGGTACATAAATTTTATTCACAATATTAACAGGATTCAATCTATAAAGAACCCGAACCTGTTGTTCCACTATAGAAGCGGTCAACACTTAGCacacaaaaaaatctaatgcCCTGGTCCAAGGGCCCCAAAATCTCAAACCTCCATAACAGCTTGACACGTGTTAGTCTAACTGATTTACACATTTCAGCCAGCACTCCACGTAGCATTTTACGTGTCAAGCATTGGCCTGGTTTTAATCACTATAAATTAAGGCAACCATGGCTGATGTCTATTACCAAAAGTCGTGTGTTTTCAATCTTTCCAagtgtttttgctttcaattcaTTTGTGTTCTCTCAATCTTTCAAagaaatcaataacaaaaaatggCTGACAACACCCAGAAGATGAGCTACCAAGCTGGTGAGACCAAAGGCCAAGCTCAGGTTAGCTTATGaatttctttctctattttacttttgtttttatatataaattaatgtataATGCTCTATAACATATcgattttgtttgtttcaggAGAAGGCCAGCAACTTGATGGACGGAGCTGGCAAAGCTGCT contains:
- the LOC118039024 gene encoding uncharacterized protein — translated: MADNTQKMSYQAGETKGQAQEKASNLMDGAGKAAQSAKESAQEAGQQVRAKTQEAVEGVKNATGMNK